A window from Chrysemys picta bellii isolate R12L10 chromosome 2, ASM1138683v2, whole genome shotgun sequence encodes these proteins:
- the C2H18orf63 gene encoding uncharacterized protein C18orf63 homolog: MNDTRHQSLFFVSLPELQKLCAIKVTLSSKLAENEIRNTQMKICRQLLFLHQDILSSPVPGTLNQISVVMAISFYKTGKCQAFLEKHGATIEAPERVGPAILQPCLCYTLITRLAPSWNKAGHLLVQGSNFLSQMGRQNAVVMDLNVSETQLCISVEACTIRLPPPKLEDFDISANILEIFDNNKNTVIQRHSILSNWCYVLPSMKMGQIISISHIIPPESPFHSYKDFQVHWKNLYGYILPEDHGETKIYCSVYFKLIGERLFTYPLYIFSFVYPLSCIRSQPVQYFTRIDLEGVLNSFVSDLKSKLPHLCGFPVKMTSKALYATKELIKHPMHVNQFGNSCVFQGVNANPANLTGKPICKVSLTQAPPRRETLQQRSSQGSSRISHRMELLISQPKQCIFSNLIPCPEDAVAEAMKKTVHSRQQQQTPGASGVPVHSTESLRMSKNSSVDSQRNNATRIIPIFKGKLLQMDVKATRANEGKKKVSVLQHSPKVVRDVTMSKLTVCNPSVNQVYKPVQIVSFKNPTNGTVAQRMTGKANVKSGRPICDQEKETGKQLTNSAFSSSPSSGRNSSRIKPEKLNSSSLSASDKSMLQISNANLGLKKPALLSSTTKKGGKLSNQNTTKILEGSHSSKKIHIQISESDKEIANTSISQHQTKSPTEGANILRLVLKSTVHRAKREEHEKSLIPSKEYITKTTNHHSQVNCEQMLAVNDPLHCEAVTSKQIYSKMETHLKTTSKKSCGKRRQQEEGGGYSKSKKSKTKSMIHSNKSKNKTVIVVNAYN; encoded by the exons ATGAATGACACAAGACACCAGTCGCTGTTCTTCGTCAGTCTGCCTGAGTTACAAAAACTCTGTGCCATTAAAGTTACACTGAGTTCTAAATTGGCAGAAAATGAGATTAGGAATACACAGATGAAGATTTGCAG GCAATTGTTATTTCTTCATCAAGACATCCTTTCCTCACCTGTCCCTGGAACACTGAATCAAATTTCAGTTGTAATGGCG ataTCTTTTTACAAAACAGGAAAATGTCAGGCTTTTTTAGAGAAACATGGAGCAACA ATTGAGGCTCCAGAGAGAGTTGGCCCAGCCATCCTTCAACCATGTCTCTGTTACACACTTATAACCAGACTTGCCCCCAGCTGGAATAAGGCTGGTCATCTGTTGGTACAAG gaAGCAATTTTTTGTCTCAAATGGGAAGGCAAAATGCTGTTG tCATGGACCTCAATGTATCAGAGACCCAACTTTGCATCAGTGTAGAGGCTTGCACAATTCGACTACCGCCACCCAAG CTGGAAGACTTTGACATTTCAGCAAACATCTTAGAAATATTTGACAACAATAAAAATACAGTCATTCAGAGACACTCCATTTTAAGTAACTGGTGCTATGTCTTGCCAAG CATGAAAATGGGTCAGATCATAAGTATTAGCCATATAATTCCACCAGAGTCTCCTTTTCATTCATACAAAGACTTTCAGGTGCACTGGAAGAATCTG tatggGTATATCCTTCCAGAGGATCATGGCGAGACAAAAATATATTGCAGTGTTTACTTCAAACTGATAGGGGAACGACTCTTTACATAtcctttatatatattttcttttgt GTACCCTTTAAGTTGCATAAGAAGCCAACCAGTCCAATATTTTACTAGAATAGATTTAGAAGGTGTGTTAAACTCTTTTGTTTCTGACCTAAAGTCTAAACTTCCTCATCTATGTGGATTTCCAGTAAAAATGACAAGTAAAGCATTGTATGCCACAAAGGAACTCATCAAACATCCCATGCAC GTGAATCAGTTTGGCAACAGCTGTGTGTTTCAGGGAGTAAATGCCAACCCTGCAAATCTGACTGGCAAACCGATATGCAAGGTATCTCTGACTCAAGCACCTCCAAGGAGAGAGACTTTGCAGCAGAGGTCTTCACAAGGCAGTTCAAGAATTAGCCACAGGATGGAGCTTTTGATCAGTCAgccaaaacaatgtattttctcaAATCTCATTCCATGTCCAGAGGATGCTGTTGCTGAGGCCATGAAGAAAACAGTGCATAGTAGACAGCAGCAGCAGACTCCAGGAGCATCAGGGGTACCAGTTCACTCAACTGAATCCTTAAGAATGTCTAAGAATTCATCTGTGGATTCTCAAAGGAACAATGCCACTAGAATTATACCTATTTTCAAAGGAAAGTTGTTGCAAATGGATGTAAAGGCCACAAGAGCcaatgaaggaaagaaaaaagtgaGTGTTTTACAGCATTCTCCAAAAGTAGTTAGAGATGTCACCatgtctaaattaactgtatgcaaccccagtgtaaatcaggtaTACAAACCTGTCCAAATTGTGTCATTCAAAAATCCTACTAATGGCACTGTTGCTCAGAGAATGACTGGGAAAGCAAATGTAAAAAGTGGTAGACCTATATGTGACCAGGAAAAAGAAACTGGTAAGCAGCTGACAAATTCTGCTTTTTCTAGTAGCCCATCTTCAGGTAGGAATTCAAGTAGAATCAAACCTGAGAAGCTAAATTCTTCTTCATTATCTGCTAGTGACAAATCAATGCTTCAGATATCAAATGCCAATCTAGGTTTGAAAAAACCTGCACTACTCAGTTCTACtacaaaaaaggggggaaagttaTCAAATCAAAACACCACAAAAATACTTGAGGGAAGTCACAGTTCAAAGAAGATACATATACAGATTTCTGAGTCAGACAAAGAAATTGCGAACACCAGCATATCACAGCATCAAACAAAGAGCCCAACTGAAGGAGCAAATATTCTCAGATTGGTTTTAAAGAGTACAGTGCACAGAGCCAAAAGAGAAGAACATGAAAAATCATTAATACCATCAAAGGAGTATATCACCAAGACAACCAATCACCATTCACAAGTCAACTGTGAGCAG ATGTTGGCAGTGAACGATCCCTTGCATTGTGAAGCAGTCACCTCAAAACAGATTTACTCAAAGATGGAGACCCATTTGAAAACAACTTCAAAGAAAAGTTGTGGCAAAAGAAGGCAG CAGGAAGAAGGTGGAGgttattcaaagtcaaagaaatCCAAAACAA AATCAATGATCCATAGTAATAAgagcaaaaacaaaactgtgattgtggtcaatgcttacaattaa